In Mytilus edulis chromosome 4, xbMytEdul2.2, whole genome shotgun sequence, the following proteins share a genomic window:
- the LOC139519499 gene encoding mucin-3B-like isoform X1 has product MVPSLLALVLLQIVFGLATSTLNSNVCKLPLTAKTTPTSNSQAVNNGEWCGQQGQANWVEFDFGTHVGIREVVIGKPANSMQGYVTDFNIQFVGTQSQTLQNYGSDPNKATVIKTGLNDQVGSSTISLTGVAVSKFRINIVNYSKQPCLKIDLHGCTNSEELCPPGCQNGGACVYEETCACARGFEGHSCEKAISHSGACMSPLGMANSGIPDTALSASSSNPGHGKEKARYGCCTGTNGGAWCPAIGDKTPWYEVSFDKPQTVSAMDFIYPWYPRGTVATEYMKSFELQFWSALDPVKSWRTFAKDVPSIYNDTLYYTISLQPSIVVNAIRILPLSYKKEPCIRFEVLGCDPKGLCSAGYCQNGGSCMGENICLCTRGYYGARCEHTANQLLTLNAGFQTIAHQILQTTSTIKFTVHGNPTLVSTSTGHAIHITSNSQYLVIDKTGFTSCLSDLDKCTNGFTITTNVHFTTLTDNTYIISSGGNLPNTKGIALYYLSGNIHFVVSTSTKTWHLVIPHTLTLNVWHHLELSWNQNLGCELVDNGKLVGSVTQPVPHQATIVKQIAIGHGYTQSTTHISMKVEGFKTVDANRASLVVAGIVTPAVSATTHTSPTPTTTVTMTTEEPTTTVTTNQMTTEFSCGAREKKFDFMEIKGNVLVTPEYNFTVYKNPTIRPENNGHAVLILNTTGQYVELPNKGIECIQDMTKCESGFTLSLEIKWLDMNSTNKRYIFSSGGDKVNNSGLALYLWHGELYCAAKKDKTIWTAKSKLNVKAGDWHSYQVSWNKKDGFVVYLDGHIFMEHTIQLPNPAQPGTFPLLIATTPGYSETSLMEVRNLYTWTASRDVLINNTCITEFPTVPPTTTAYHFTFIKIGHNVLTTTAFNLSVYGQPHLELHSFTRNPILVLNGSNQYVEFSNNSNIGCLNNLAHCQSGFTIEVDVSLTKVNQQQKTVIISNSNQYLNETGMALYFFNGYLYGYVSTIHQTWKVDYKFKVDMDKYHNYQISWSVTHGLTLFIDGHQVASTTYSTTHKYTLIQHSLTIGKLHSVSYTTSMKLTALTIWQASHQVLIQQGTLTTAGTSDSPTTLSSKLPTSSASTKIPTSPSSASTSTTTSGTTPTTTKETTIPDTIATTSSEVIKTHHFSFIAISHNILTTSSYNLSVHGSPHLEQNSVLVLNGSNQFVEFSNNSNLGCLNNLAICQTGFTIKVNVSLTKVNQQQKIVIISNSNQYLNGTGMALYFYNGHLYGYMSTHNQTWKVDYKYKVDVTMWHKYQISWSVAHGLTIFIDGHQVVTTTQATIHKYTLFQHALTIGKLHSVSYTTSMKLTGLTIWQASHQVLIQHGILTTAGTTDSPTTLSSKLPTSSVATQITTSTPSITSMSTTSSGTTPTTTKETTIPSTIATTSSEVIKTHHFSFIAISHNILTTSSYNLSVHGSPHLEQNSVLVLNGSNQFVEFSNNSNLGCLNNLAVCQTGFTIKVNVSLTKVNQQQKTVIISNSNQYLNGTGMALYFYNGHLYGYMSTHNQTWKVDYKYKVDVTMWHKYKISWSVAHGLTIFIDGHKVVTTTQATIHKYTVIQHVLTIGKLHSVSYTTSMKLTGLTIWQASHQVLIQHGILTTAGTTDSPTTLSSKLPTSSVATQITTSTPSITSMSTTSSGTTPTTTKETTIPSTIATTSSEVIKTQYFSFIAISHNILTTSSYNLSVHGSPHLEQNSVLVLNGSNQFVEFSNNSNLGCLNNLAVCQTGFTIKVNVSLTKVNQQQKTVIISNSNQYLNGTGMALYFYNGHLYGYMSTHNQTWKVDYKYKVDVTMWHKYQISWSVAHGLTIFIDGHQVVTTTQATIHKYTLIQHALTIGKLHSVSYTTSMKLTGLTIWQASHQVLIQHGILTTAMPTTTTLSPTTTKMDIPKFEWNFVKIPHSQTIIGSMFNATVHGTVNVNASVGFNFNNTNQYIDLGVHSNLCFGNLSLCSCGLTIKITIMFTKLEENTVIISSGAEQATGTGLAMVYRYGQIHCMVSTATDSWFTEFSREKFIYHQVHQVIITWSPAHGLKVIINNYVISSVTKSIKHRAIKSFTEHMYIGNTPTVKSLTSCNYFMSSVIIWHCWIDNIVGEGELTTPIPETTKVPVTTPVKTAPPTSPAPALTTQFCKTGYVCKDDLSTHPTWKPTSPSKQPTTLKQTQPTNPPTKKPTKATTQKPTAKPTTPKPTKKPTTPKPTKPTTRPTTPRPTTRRPTTPKPTTPRPSRPSYVTIPHLRPGVSNTGVAYFSCQFEKSKQPNVEFEVCLNINGKCEKKVLVGGSYQEVKFTIVEINQNLFKKQITCTIQARWKGQILVTPIKTSNIITPDIKIVTGNLVLTEGHPTEHLVVNVTAPPQMFCCQGCQGNCKVTITTHANFERFYQRCTSHKYIPEVVVGWAGTSQSPNQNQCGTSVSQTTHISSWQQTIKIPVKATVDGRIDRNTHNHFTVQGHVVNQPKPSITIKPHTLNVGQVQITANNGDHHAQCKSLNDPHMTTFDGRRYDNHNGGEFTLYKHTSLPYEVRAFYTKCSSRGRAYCNCGAAIKSGDDVITFQTCQRSGNNGQGHGHGGILGFLFNGLTGHGHGHHHHSTPARISVELYKNGELTPGTEIRRIGCGQKYQVILPTGTVVTVQSSGTQFINIWINPSSVDRGQTEGLCGSYDGNRYNDVFYPSNGRPDNNKNPTPFCMKWKQSQTIFYGVSAEKYNYINTFCSCIQNKEVFCNRGHGIMTCAKSRYDITSTILRQAKIPNIGHRHRRDVAEDDTVLTTTVMPVQTNITTINYTSAEAYNRCKELVEQNKAVQSCWSTVNNTLFNTSMENCAADLVDSGDEVWANGYITDVVEECLNTLANQQQIVDGKVMLPNDTEVVNTTELCQQDCGQHGECIEGVCRCAAGYSGLSCDVSAEDTVPTMIIQPAGTGSCGCDRRTTDDCNTVTVYGDNFVESTTLRCHYEFTQGPVFGKPASLGRSATAQYVSINQVTCTLPEVNDGVYISISNNAQGYSSDWYLHTVYDSVCFDCVSSGQTSPAIQYNRKNFTCVINGQCFAANDKKPDDECKSCDSSYSDNKWTDSSDKSCKCSSDTEVSKVGAEEDSVYNKQTVTILAVVIGILCFITMVSLFYNCKLRSKRSLYRKEEYATDDAFNHPQKKNYENPGYSYEQSENVKM; this is encoded by the exons ATACCAGACACTGCATTATCTGCGTCCTCCAGTAATCCAGGTCATGGTAAAGAGAAAGCCAGGTATGGTTGTTGTACAGGAACAAATGGTGGAGCATGGTGTCCTGCTATTGGGGATAAAACTCCTTGGTATGAAGTCAGCTTTGATAAACCACAAACAGTATCTGCTATGGACTTCATATACCCATGGTATCCACGAGGAACTGTTGCAACAGAATATATGAAGTCTTTTGAATTACAGTTCTGGTCAGCTCTTGATCCTGTTAAGTCATGGAGGACTTTTGCAAAG gATGTTCCATCAATCTACAATGACACTCTTTACTACACAATCAGTCTACAGCCATCAATTGTAGTTAATGCCATACGTATCTTACCATTGTCATACAAGAAGGAACCTTGCATTAGATTCGAAGTTCTAGGATGTGATCCAAAAg GACTTTGTTCAGCTGGTTATTGCCAGAATGGTGGATCTTGCATGGGAGAAAATATATGTCTCTGCACACGAGGTTATTATGGAGCTAGATGTGAACATACAG ccaaCCAGTTGTTAACTCTGAATGCTGGATTTCAGACTATTGCACATCAGATCCTGCAGACAACGTCCACTATCAAGTTTACTGTCCATGGGAATCCAACACTGGTTTCCACTTCAACTGGTCACGCTATCCACATAACCAGTAACAGTCAATACCTTGTCATAGATAAAACTGGCTTCACTTCTTGTTTAAGTGATTTGGATAAATGTACAAATGGTTTTACGATTACAACCAATGTTCATTTTACTACGCTAACAGACAACACATACATAATATCCAGTGGTGGGAACTTGCCAAACACAAAAGGAATAGCACTGTACTACCTAAGTGGAAACATACACTTTGTTGTTAGTACATCTACAAAAACATGGCATTTGGTAATACCACACACACTGACTCTTAATGTATGGCACCATCTAGAACTTTCCTGGAATCAAAATCTCGGCTGTGAACTGGTGGACAATGGTAAATTAGTAGGATCTGTAACTCAGCCAGTCCCTCATCAAGCCACAATTGTGAAACAGATAGCCATTGGACATGGGTATACACAGTCAACTACTCATATCTCAATGAAAGTGGAGGGATTTAAAACTGTCGATGCTAACAGAGCTAGTTTAGTTGTAGCAGGAATAGTCACAC CTGCAGTATCAGCAACAACCCATACATCTCCTACACCTACAACTACGGTTACCATGACAACTGAAGAACCAACTACTACAGTAACAACTAACCAAATGACAACAG AGTTTTCTTGTGGagctagagaaaagaaatttgaCTTCATGGAGATTAAAGGCAATGTTCTTGTTACACCTGAGTATAACTTTACTGTGTACAAAAATCCAACAATAAGACCAGAAAATAATGGACATGCTGTACTCATCCTAAACACAACAGGTCAATATGTAGAACTACCCAACAAAGGTATAGAATGTATACAAGACATGACTAAGTGTGAGAGTGGATTTACACTTAGTTTGGAAATTAAATGGCTGGATATGAATTCTACCAATAAAAGGTACATTTTCTCCAGTGGTGGTGATAAAGTCAACAATTCTGGCCTTGCTCTCTATCTGTGGCATGGGGAACTCTATTGTGCTGCAAAGAAAGATAAAACTATCTGGACAGCTAAGAGCAAGCTGAATGTGAAAGCTGGAGATTGGCACTCTTACCAAGTATCATGGAACAAGAAAGATGGGTTTGTTGTTTATTTAGATGGTCACATCTTCATGGAACACACTATTCAGCTCCCTAATCCTGCTCAGCCTGGGACATTTCCATTACTTATTGCCACAACTCCAGGTTATAGTGAGACATCATTGATGGAAGTTAGAAACCTGTACACCTGGACTGCTTCCAGGGATGTTTTAATCAACAACACCTGTATTACAg AATTTCCAACAGTGCCACCTACAACAACTG CATACCACTTCACCTTTATAAAAATTGGTCATAATGTTCTGACTACAACTGCTTTCAATTTATCTGTATATGGACAACCACACTTGGAGCTCCACTCTTTCACTAGGAACCCAATATTGGTACTTAATGGGAGCAATCAGTACGTGGAATTCAGTAACAATTCAAACATTGGCTGTCTGAACAACCTGGCACATTGTCAGTCAGGATTTACCATTGAGGTCGATGTTAGTCTGACCAAGGTCAACCAGCAGCAGAAGACTGTGATTATCTCCAATAGCAACCAATACCTGAACGAAACTGGAATGGCACTATACTTCTTTAATGGATATCTGTATGGATATGTCAGTACTATCCACCAAACATGGAAAGTGGATTACAAGTTTAAAGTAGATATGGATAAGTATCACAACTACCAGATATCATGGAGTGTGACCCATGGATTGACACTATTTATTGATGGCCATCAAGTGGCATCTACCACATATTCCACTACCCACAAGTACACATTAATTCAGCATTCCTTGACAATAGGAAAACTACATTCAGTGTCTTACACAACATCAATGAAATTGACAGCATTAACGATCTGGCAGGCATCTCATCAAGTCCTCATACAACAGGGAACACTTACTACAG CTGGTACTTCTGATTCTCCAACAACATTAAGTTCTAAACTGCCAACAAGTTCTGCATCAACAAAGATACCAACATCACCAAGTTCTGCATCAACATCAACAACAACTTCTGGAACAACTCCTACAACTACAAAAGAAACAACAATACCAGATACCATAGCAACAACAAGTTCAGAAGTCATCAAGACACACCATTTCAGTTTTATTGCAATCAGCCATAATATTttaaccacatcttcctataacttATCTGTCCATGGCAGTCCGCATTTAGAGCAGAATTCAGTTCTTGTCCTCAATGGAAGCAATCAGTTTGTAGAATTCAGTAATAATTCAAACCTTGGCTGTCTGAACAACCTGGCTATTTGTCAAACAGGATTTACTATCAAGGTCAATGTCAGTCTGACCAAGGTCAATCAGCAGCAAAAGATAGTGATTATCTCCAATAGCAACCAATATTTAAATGGAACTGGTATGGCACTGTACTTCTATAACGGACATCTATATGGATACATGAGTACTCACAACCAAACATGGAAAGTGGATTACAAATATAAAGTAGATGTCACTATGTGGCATAAATACCAGATATCATGGAGTGTGGCACAtggtttaacaatatttattgatGGCCACCAGGTGGTAACCACCACACAAGCCACTATCCACAAATATACCTTATTTCAGCATGCCTTGACAATAGGAAAACTACATTCAGTTTCTTATACAACATCAATGAAATTAACAGGACTAACTATTTGGCAGGCATCACATCAAGTCCTCATACAACATGGAATACTAACTACAG CTGGTACTACTGATTCTCCAACAACATTAAGTTCTAAACTGCCAACAAGTTCTGTAGCAACACAGATAACAACATCAACACCAAGTATAACATCAATGTCAACAACATCTTCTGGAACAACTCCTACAACTACAAAAGAAACAACAATACCAAGTACAATAGCAACAACAAGTTCAGAAGTTATCAAGACACACCATTTCAGTTTTATTGCAATCAGCCATAATATTTTaacaacatcttcctataactTATCTGTCCATGGCAGTCCACATTTGGAGCAAAATTCAGTTCTTGTCCTCAATGGAAGCAATCAGTTTGTAGAATTCAGTAATAATTCAAACCTTGGCTGTCTGAACAACCTGGCTGTTTGTCAAACAGGATTTACTATCAAGGTCAATGTCAGTCTGACCAAGGTCAATCAGCAGCAAAAGACAGTAATTATCTCCAATAGCAACCAATATTTAAATGGAACTGGCATGGCACTGTACTTCTATAACGGACATCTATATGGATACATGAGTACTCACAACCAAACATGGAAAGTGGATTACAAATATAAAGTAGATGTCACTATGTGGCATAAATACAAGATATCATGGAGTGTGGCACACGGTTTGACAATATTTATTGATGGCCACAAGGTGGTAACCACCACACAAGCAACTATCCACAAATATACCGTAATTCAGCATGTCTTGACAATAGGAAAACTACATTCAGTTTCTTATACAACATCAATGAAATTAACAGGACTAACTATTTGGCAGGCATCACATCAAGTCCTCATACAACATGGAATACTAACTACAG CTGGTACTACTGATTCTCCAACAACATTAAGTTCTAAACTGCCAACAAGTTCTGTAGCAACACAGATAACAACATCAACACCAAGTATAACATCAATGTCAACAACATCTTCTGGAACAACTCCTACAACTACAAAAGAAACAACAATACCAAGTACAATAGCAACAACAAGTTCAGAAGTTATCAAGAcacaatatttcagttttattgcAATCAGCCATAATATTTTaacaacatcttcctataactTATCTGTCCATGGCAGTCCACATTTGGAGCAGAATTCGGTTCTTGTCCTCAATGGAAGCAATCAGTTTGTAGAATTCAGTAATAATTCAAACCTTGGCTGTCTGAACAACCTGGCTGTTTGTCAAACAGGATTTACTATCAAGGTCAATGTCAGTCTGACCAAGGTCAATCAGCAGCAAAAGACAGTGATTATCTCCAATAGCAACCAATATTTAAATGGAACTGGTATGGCACTGTACTTCTATAATGGACATCTATATGGATACATGAGTACTCACAACCAAACATGGAAAGTGGATTACAAATATAAAGTAGATGTCACTATGTGGCATAAATACCAGATATCATGGAGTGTGGCACAtggtttaacaatatttattgatGGCCACCAGGTGGTAACCACCACACAAGCCACTATCCACAAATATACCTTAATTCAGCATGCCTTGACAATAGGAAAACTACATTCAGTTTCTTATACAACATCAATGAAATTAACAGGACTAACTATTTGGCAGGCATCACATCAAGTCCTCATACAACATGGAATACTAACTACAG CCATGCCAACAACTACTACATTATCACCAACTACAACCAAAATGGACATTCCAAAATTTGAATGGAACTTTGTGAAAATACCACACAGTCAAACCATCATTGGATCGATGTTCAATGCCACTGTACATGGAACAGTCAATGTAAACGCTTCAGTAGGATTTAACTTCAATAATACGAACCAGTACATTGATCTTGGAGTACATAGCAATTTATGTTTTGGAAATCTCAGTCTCTGTTCATGTGGACTGACGATCAAGATTACGATTATGTTTACCAAACTAGAAGAAAACACTGTTATTATATCTAGTGGGGCTGAGCAAGCTACTGGAACAGGATTAGCCATGGTTTATCGTTATGGACAAATCCATTGTATGGTATCTACAGCAACAGATTCATGGTTTACTGAATTCAGCCGTGAAAAGTTTATTTATCACCAGGTTCACCAAGTCATTATAACATGGTCCCCTGCTCATGGTCTAAAGGTCATAATTAACAATTATGTGATCAGCTCTGTGACGAAATCGATTAAACATCGAGCTATAAAATCTTTCACAGAGCACATGTACATTGGAAATACACCAACCGTCAAGTCATTAACGTCATGTAATTATTTCATGTCTTCAGTTATTATTTGGCATTGTTGGATAGATAATATTGTTGGAGAAGGGGAGCTAACTACACCAATTCCAG AAACCACAAAGGTACCAGTGACAACTCCAGTAAAGACAGCGCCACCTACTTCACCTGCTCCAGCTCTCACTACACAGTTCTGTAAAACAGGATATGTTTGTAAAG ATGATTTGTCAACCCATCCAACATGGAAACCAACCAGTCCTAGCAAACAGCCCACTACACTGAAACAGACCCAACCAACCAATCCACCCACAAAGAAACCAACTAAAGCCACCACACAAAAACCAACTGCAAAACCAACCACTCCTAAACCAACTAAAAAACCAACCACTCCAAAACCAACTAAGCCAACTACAAGACCAACAACACCAAGACCAACAACTCGAAGACCAACCACTCCTAAACCTACAACACCAAGACCATCCAGACCAAGTTATGTCACCATCCCACACTTGAGACCAGGGGTCAGCAATACAGGAGTAGCCTATTTTAGTTGTCAATTTGAAAAGTCGAAACAGCCAAATGTAGAGTTTGAGGTTTGTCTGAATATTAATGGGAAATGTGAAAAGAAGGTGTTAGTTGGTGGATCTTACCAGGAAGTCAAATTCACCATTGTAGAAATCAACCAGAATCTATTTAAGAAACAG ATAACCTGCACAATACAGGCCAGATGGAAAGGTCAGATTCTAGTGACTCCAATCAAGACTAGTAATATCATTACTCCTGATATAAAG aTAGTTACAGGTAATTTAGTGCTAACAGAGGGACACCCTACTGAGCATCTTGTCGTTAATGTCACAGCTCCACCTCAAATGTTCTGTTGTCAAGGTTGCCAAGGAAACTGTAAGGTTACCATAACAACCCATGCTAACTTTGAGAGATTTTACCAAAGATGCACCTCCCACAAATACATTCCAGAAGTTGTGGTTGGATGGGCAGGGACTTCCCAGTCACCTAATCAGAACCAGTGTGGTACCTCTGTTTCCCAGACAACACATATATCGTCATGGCAACAAACCATAAAAATTCCAGTAAAAGCAACAGTGGATGGGCGTATTGACAGGAACACACACAATCATTTTACTGTACAGGGCCATGTTGTTAACCAGCCTAAGCCATCGATCACCATTAAACCACACACACTCAATGTTGGACAAGTACAG ATAACTGCAAATAATGGTGATCACCATGCTCAATGTAAATCTCTCAATGACCCACATATGACAACATTTGATGGAAG ACGTTATGACAACCATAATGGAGGTGAATTTACCCTGTACAAACATACCTCCTTGCCTTATGAG gtTAGAGCTTTCTACACAAAATGTTCAAGCAGAGGACGAGCCTACTGTAACTGTGGAGCAGCCATTAAATCAGGTGATGATGTCATCACGTTCCAAACCTGTCAGAGAAGTGGAAATAATGGTCAAGGACATGGTCATGGAGGCATCCTGGGATTTTTATTTAATGGACTAACAGGCCACGGACATGGTCATCACCATCACAGTACACCTGCTAGGATATCTGTCGAGCTGTATAAAAATGGTGAACTGACACCTGGTACTGAGATCCGACGTATAGGGTGTGGCCAGAAATACCAG GTGATTTTGCCAACAGGAACTGTTGTCACTGTTCAGTCCAGTGGAACTCAATTCATTAATATTTGGATAAATCCATCCAGTGTTGATAGAGGTCAAACTGAAG GATTGTGTGGATCTTACGATGGAAACAGGTACAACGATGTATTCTATCCAAGCAATGGTCGACCAGACAACAATAAAAATCCTACACCATTCTGTATGAAATGGAA acaaTCCCAGACAATATTTTATGGTGTCTCGGCAGAGAAGTATAACTACATAAATACATTCTGTAGCTGTATACAAAACAAGGAAGTGTTCTGTAACCGTGGACATGGTATCATGACATGTGCTAAATCAA GATATGACATAACTTCAACAATTCTAAGACAAGCTAAGATACCAAATATTGGACACAGACACAGAAGAGATGTAGCTGAGGATGATACAGTACTTACTACTACTGTTATGCCTGTTCAG ACAAATATAACGACCATCAATTACACCTCTGCTGAAGCTTACAATAGATGTAAAGAACTGGTAGAACAAAACAAAGCAGTACAATCGTGCTGGAGTACTGTTAACAACACTCTCTTCAATACCAGTATGGAAAACTGTGCTGCTGATTTAGTg GACTCTGGAGATGAAGTTTGGGCCAATGGTTATATCACTGATGTTGTAGAGGAATGTCTAAATACTCTGGCTAACCAGCAACAAATTGTTGATGGCAAAGTCATGCTACCAAATGACACTGAAGTTGTTAATACAACCGAACTTTGTCAACAAGACTGTGGACAACATGGAGAATGTATTGAAG GTGTATGTAGATGTGCAGCAGGATACTCTGGTCTTAGCTGTGATGTATCAGCAGAAGACACTGTTCCCACCATGATTATACAGCCTGCTGGGACAGGAAGTTGTGGATGTGACAGAAGGACCACAGATGATTGTAATACTGTCACAGTTTATGGAGACAATTTTGTGGAGTCAACTACCCTTAGATGCCATTATGAATTCACACAG GGACCAGTGTTTGGTAAACCAGCTTCCCTTGGTAGATCTGCTACAGCCCAATATGTCAGTATTAACCAGGTCACATGTACTTTACCAGAAGTCAATGATGGGGTGTACATATCCATCAGTAACAATGCACAGGGGTACAGTAGTGACTGGTATCTACACACTGTGTATGATTCGGTGTGCTTTGACTGTGTATCATCAGGACAAACCTCACCAGCAATACAATATAATAGAAAG AACTTTACTTGTGTAATAAATGGCCAATGTTTTGCTGCTAATGACAAGAAACCAGATGACGAGTGTAAATCATGTGATTCATCTTATAGTGACAACAAATGGACAGACAGCTCAG ATAAATCCTGTAAATGTAGCAGTGACACTGAAGTATCTAAAGTTGGAGCTGAGGAGGATAGTGTATATAATAAACAAACAGTGACTATCTTGGCTGTTGTTATAGGAATCCTGTGCTTTATAACAATGGTATCCCTATTCTACAACTGTAAACTCAG atcCAAAAGGTCACTGTACCGTAAAGAGGAGTATGCCACTGATGATGCATTCAACCATCCACAGAAAAAGAACTATGAAAATCCTGGGTATTCATACGAACAAtctgaaaatgttaaaatgtaa